The Raphanus sativus cultivar WK10039 chromosome 2, ASM80110v3, whole genome shotgun sequence genome includes a region encoding these proteins:
- the LOC108821854 gene encoding uncharacterized protein LOC108821854 has translation MAAMNLISDLKPFKSMWKVKVKIIRLWNQYSAAGGETIEIVFVDARGDKIHGTVKKEEVGQFRDLLKQGQTKVLINFTVTNTGGSYRSTKHLYKVVFLPTTRVRICEVLPNNLTGMDPVNYRDVLDGTLNDDFLVDVIGQIVEVSHMEAVSVNGKDTHKITLELRNHKDERLPLVLWGKFAEEISNAVQMEEERSISNAYNVSDVALNPHMDEVEAFMRLLPKDDLSLTIVEPKPLALVSGVSERDDFFVRTPRKTIAEVLESKHVGNCIVMASIAAIDSDMGWYYLSCKVCAKKVWTVPNDTIDDEDKDYIETVKYYCPKYKTYSPKLLPRYNLHVVVLDNTANCKLLMFDNLAQQLLHRPCIELTGPINNEDPDEVPPSLTDLVGKTFLFKIGIEKENFTYKQDTFKVLKIVTNLVMINEFDSTDSAMGSENTFGGSFSALSDAPEGSLMCNGGSSCKSESSDFTPAKRIGTPIITLDDTVDQNSVTRVACSKKVKKEKNEFSG, from the exons ATGGCTGCGATGAACCTTATATCCGATTTGAAACCATTCAAGTCTATGTGGAAAGTTAAGGTGAAGATCATCCGTTTATGGAACCAGTATTCTGCCGCTGGTGGTGAAACCATTGAGATAGTCTTCGTGGATGCCAGA GGAGACAAGATACATGGAActgtaaagaaagaagaagttgGTCAATTCAGAGATTTGCTGAAGCAGGGTCAAACCAAAGTTCTCATCAATTTCACGGTGACTAATACCGGCGGTTCTTATCGCTCAACGAAGCATCTATACAAGGTTGTTTTCCTACCGACGACCCGTGTCCGTATATGTGAGGTGTTGCCCAATAATCTGACTGGAATGGATCCGGTCAACTATCGTGATGTGCTGGATGGAACTCTTAATGATGATTTCTTGGTTG ATGTGATCGGGCAAATTGTGGAGGTGTCTCATATGGAGGCCGTATCAGTGAACGGCAAGGACACTCATAAGATTACCTTGGAACTACGCAATCACAA GGATGAACGTCTACCTTTGGTTTTATGGGGCAAGTTTGCGGAGGAGATAAGTAATGCTGTCCAGATGGAAG AAGAGCGTAGCATCTCCAATGCATACAATGTTTCTGACGTCGCGCTAAATCCTCATATGGATGAGGTCGAAGCCTTTATGCGTCT GTTGCCAAAAGATGATTTGTCACTTACTATTGTTGAGCCTAAACCTCTCGCTTTGGTTTCCGGTGTGTCTGAAAGGGATGACTTCTTTGTTCGTACCCCTCGGAAAACTATTGCTGAGGTGTTGGAGTCCAAACAT GTTGGGAACTGTATTGTGATGGCTTCCATTGCTGCCATTGATTCCGACATGGGGTGGTATTACCTTAGTTGCAAGGTATGTGCCAAAAAGGTCTGGACAGTGCCTAATGATACTATCGATGATGAAGATAAGGACTATATTGAGACAGTCAAGTATTACTGCCCCAAATACAAAACTTACAGTCCCAAACTCTTACCAAG ATACAATTTGCATGTTGTTGTCCTTGACAATACTGCTAATTGCAAGTTGCTCATGTTTGATAATCTTGCACAACAACTTTTGCACCGGCCATGCATTGAACTCACTGGTCCGATAAACAATGAG GATCCTGACGAGGTGCCTCCCAGTCTTACTGATCTGGTGGGAAAAACTTTTCTATTCAAGATTGGTATCGAGAAAGAGAATTTTACTTACAAACAAGACACCTTCAAGGTCCTCAAGATTGTTACCAACCTTGTAATGATTAATGAATTTGATTCCACCGACTCGGCTATG GGAAGTGAGAACACATTTGGTGGGTCGTTTTCTGCTCTTTCCGATGCACCTGAG GGGTCTCTGATGTGTAATGGTGGTTCGTCTTGCAAATCCGAGTCTTCCGATTTTACTCCCGCCAAGCGCATTGGAACACCCATCATTACTTTGGACGACACAGTTGATCAGAACTCTGTTACAAGAGTAGCGTGCAGTAAAAAggtgaagaaggagaagaacgAATTCAGTGGCTAG
- the LOC108820133 gene encoding uncharacterized protein LOC108820133, with product MAPMNRISELKPFKSMWKIKVKIIRLWNQFSPAGGETIELVFVDAWGDKIHGTVKKDEVAQFRDVLKQGKTKLLINFTVTHCSGPYRTTKHLYKIVFLPTTRVRICEVLPNNLTGLVPVNYRDVLNGTLNEDFLVDVIGQIVEVSHLEVVSVNGKDIQKIALELQNNEDDRLPLVLWGKFAEDISEAVQLRSVNKIVCVVRFGKIKQWKGVRSISNAYNISDVSLNPRMDELDAFFHLLPKGDLKLTMVDSKPSLSLSNEVSVKDDFFIHTPRKTIAELFESKQVERCIVMATIAAIDSDMGWYYLSCKVCAKKVLTVPSDNYDDGDDHDVLAHNYYCPKCKTHSPKLLPRYKLHLVVFDNTLDCKFIVFDNLALQLLHQPCIELTGPVADEIQDPDVLPPILHDLKGKTFFFKIGIEKDNFVYKHDTFKVLNIITNPGMITEYEATQTPTGSENMVCEHMVIGGVSTQSDAPDGSVNDHGYSDYANGPIPGKRSRPPIVNLENAFDQYSVTRMACSVRMKKEKIERSG from the exons ATGGCTCCGATGAATCGTATCTCCGAGTTGAAACCATTTAAATCCATGTGGAAGATTAAGGTCAAGATCATCCGTTTATGGAACCAGTTTTCACCTGCGGGTGGTGAAACCATTGAGCTGGTTTTCGTCGATGCATGG GGAGACAAAATACATGGAACCGTCAAGAAAGATGAAGTTGCTCAATTCAGAGATGTGCTAAAGCAGGGTAAAACCAAACTTCTCATCAACTTCACCGTGACTCATTGCTCCGGTCCTTATCGCACAACCAAACATCTTTACAAGATTGTGTTCCTTCCTACTACCCGTGTCCGTATCTGTGAGGTCTTGCCTAATAACTTGACTGGGTTGGTTCCGGTTAACTACCGTGACGTTTTGAATGGTACCCTCAATGAAGATTTCTTGGTTG ATGTGATTGGACAAATTGTTGAGGTCTCTCATCTCGAGGTTGTTTCAGTCAACGGGAAGGACATCCAAAAAATTGCTTTGGAGCTGCAAAATAACGA AGACGACCGTCTACCCTTAGTTTTATGGGGGAAGTTTGCGGAGGATATCAGTGAAGCTGTCCAACTGCGTTCTGTGAACAAAATAGTCTGTGTTGTGAGGTTTGGAAAAATCAAACAGTGGAAAG GAGTGCGAAGCATCTCCAATGCATACAACATCTCGGACGTCTCGCTAAATCCACGTATGGATGAGCTAGATGCCTTTTTTCATCT GCTACCTAAAGGTGATTTGAAATTAACTATGGTTGATTCTAAACCTAGCCTTTCATTGTCGAATGAAGTGTCTGTGAAGGATGACTTTTTTATTCACACACCTAGGAAAACAATAGCAGAATTATTTGAATCGAAACAG GTGGAGAGGTGTATTGTGATGGCTACAATTGCGGCTATTGATTCTGACATGGGTTGGTATTACCTGAGCTGCAAGGTGTGTGCAAAGAAGGTTCTAACAGTACCTTCTGACAACTATGATGATGGAGATGATCACGATGTTCTTGCACACAATTACTATTGTCCCAAATGCAAGACTCACAGTCCCAAACTGTTGCCAAG GTACAAGCTACATCTGGTGGTCTTTGACAATACCCTAGACTGCAAGTTTATCGTCTTTGACAATCTTGCACTTCAACTGTTGCACCAGCCATGTATTGAGCTGACTGGTCCAGTGGCTGATGAG ATTCAAGATCCTGATGTGTTGCCCCCCATACTACACGATCTGAAGGGAAAAACTTTCTTTTTTAAGATTGGGATTGAGAAAGATAATTTTGTTTACAAGCACGACACATTTAAGGTCCTTAACATTATCACAAATCCTGGTATGATAACTGAGTACGAAGCGACTCAGACTCCGACG GGAAGTGAAAACATGGTGTGTGAACACATGGTAATTGGTGGAGTTTCAACTCAGTCTGATGCACCCGAC GGATCGGTGAACGATCATGGTTATTCGGATTATGCTAATGGACCGATACCAGGTAAGCGCAGCAGGCCACCAATCGTCAATTTGGAGAACGCTTTTGATCAGTACTCTGTTACAAGAATGGCGTGTTCCGTAAggatgaagaaagaaaagatcGAGAGAAGTGGCTAG